From one Luteolibacter sp. SL250 genomic stretch:
- a CDS encoding NAD+ synthase: MKIGLAQTNAVIGDFPGNIKRILAAYRECLEAGADLVITPEMALSGYPPRDLVFKSQFVPKCLQALDHLAEGIREVPLIVGYLDHNTSARPGKPFRNAAAWLEGGEIRHRIWKTLLPTYDVFDERRYFEPGESCEPVIWKGHRIGITICEDIWTEDYLQRPLYERDPAEELAAKGIDLLLNLSASPFHLGKPAQRREMLGAVARQAKAPVVYCNATGGQDQLIFDGHSVVVRADGSTAVQMSGFVEQTLVIDPFDAAAGAPVTDEADAAQLYHALVLGLRDYATKCGFTSACLGLSGGIDSALTAVLAADALGAENVHGLTMPSPYSSGGSVDDSVALAESLGIRCDRVPISDIYHTIKATLKPLFAGKPEDVTEENIQARIRGVLLMALSNKDGHLLLTTGNKSELAVGYCTIYGDMCGGLAAISDLPKTRVYELCRWINREKEIIPWNTIDKPPSAELRPDQKDQDTLPPYDILDAILELYVERQLSTDEIISAGYEENMVRWIQRRVDLNEWKRQQAAPGLRVTSKAFGIGRRMPVVQRFVG; the protein is encoded by the coding sequence ATGAAGATCGGCCTCGCGCAAACCAACGCCGTCATCGGGGACTTCCCCGGAAACATCAAACGCATCCTGGCCGCCTACCGCGAATGTCTGGAAGCGGGGGCGGACCTCGTCATCACACCGGAAATGGCACTTTCCGGCTATCCGCCGCGCGACCTCGTCTTCAAATCCCAGTTCGTGCCGAAGTGCCTGCAAGCGCTGGACCACCTCGCGGAAGGCATCCGCGAGGTCCCGCTCATCGTCGGCTATCTGGACCACAACACGTCCGCCCGCCCCGGCAAGCCGTTCCGGAACGCCGCCGCCTGGCTGGAGGGTGGGGAGATCCGCCACCGCATCTGGAAAACCCTGCTCCCCACCTACGATGTGTTCGATGAGCGCCGCTACTTCGAACCCGGGGAGTCCTGTGAGCCGGTGATCTGGAAGGGACACCGCATCGGCATCACCATCTGCGAGGACATCTGGACGGAGGACTACCTCCAGCGCCCGCTCTACGAGAGGGATCCCGCCGAGGAACTGGCGGCGAAAGGCATCGATCTCCTCCTCAATCTCAGCGCTTCCCCCTTCCACCTCGGAAAGCCCGCGCAGCGCCGGGAAATGCTGGGCGCCGTCGCCAGGCAGGCGAAGGCTCCCGTCGTCTATTGCAATGCCACCGGCGGGCAGGACCAGCTCATTTTCGACGGCCACTCGGTGGTCGTCCGTGCGGATGGAAGCACCGCCGTGCAGATGTCCGGCTTTGTGGAGCAGACGCTGGTGATTGACCCGTTCGATGCCGCAGCCGGCGCACCGGTCACGGATGAAGCGGACGCCGCCCAGCTTTACCACGCCCTGGTATTGGGCCTGCGCGACTACGCGACGAAGTGCGGATTCACCAGTGCCTGCCTCGGCCTCAGCGGCGGCATCGACTCCGCTCTCACCGCCGTGCTGGCGGCGGACGCCCTCGGCGCGGAAAACGTCCACGGCCTCACCATGCCCAGCCCCTACTCCTCCGGCGGCAGCGTGGATGATTCCGTGGCCCTGGCGGAAAGCCTTGGCATCCGCTGCGACAGGGTGCCCATCAGCGACATCTACCATACCATCAAGGCCACCCTGAAACCGCTCTTCGCCGGCAAGCCGGAGGATGTGACGGAAGAAAACATCCAGGCCCGCATCCGCGGCGTCCTGCTCATGGCCCTGTCCAACAAGGACGGCCACCTCCTGCTCACCACCGGGAACAAGAGCGAGCTGGCCGTCGGCTACTGCACCATCTACGGGGACATGTGCGGCGGGCTCGCCGCCATCTCCGACCTGCCGAAAACCCGGGTCTACGAACTCTGCCGCTGGATCAACCGCGAAAAGGAGATCATCCCGTGGAACACCATCGACAAGCCACCGAGCGCCGAACTCAGGCCGGACCAGAAAGACCAGGACACCCTGCCTCCTTACGACATCCTGGATGCCATCCTGGAGCTCTACGTGGAGCGGCAGCTCTCCACGGACGAAATCATCTCAGCGGGTTATGAGGAAAACATGGTCCGCTGGATCCAGCGCCGGGTGGATCTCAACGAGTGGAAGCGCCAGCAGGCGGCTCCCGGTCTGCGCGTCACCTCGAAGGCATTCGGCATCGGCCGCCGTATGCCGGTGGTCCAGCGTTTCGTCGGCTGA
- a CDS encoding tetratricopeptide repeat protein yields MKKASFCMIGSVVGLLGVNAAVADVPGGAPPVQPRQEQGVVGREAFHELTEDQRKEFSAHVSEASRLLRMKRIPASLDELAAAEAIFAGSPETHNLRGSCHVEARDFGRAMEAFRKADALMPGNMGISFNIAEVHFVEHRWEEAMKAFGALQPKLAGGDGTLAALVDLKLLVCHCKLGALADAGALAAKRADDATTPFQWYAKAVIEFENRNRGAAAGFLQDVKAFHPDRGLNAPFIDTLIESRYVKN; encoded by the coding sequence ATGAAAAAAGCGTCCTTCTGCATGATCGGTTCCGTCGTCGGGTTGTTGGGCGTCAACGCGGCGGTCGCGGATGTTCCGGGGGGAGCTCCACCGGTGCAACCAAGGCAGGAACAAGGCGTGGTGGGGAGGGAGGCATTCCATGAACTGACCGAAGACCAGCGGAAGGAGTTCTCAGCCCATGTCAGCGAGGCGTCACGCCTGCTGCGGATGAAACGGATCCCCGCAAGCCTGGATGAACTGGCGGCAGCGGAAGCCATCTTCGCCGGTTCCCCGGAAACCCACAACCTGCGGGGCTCCTGCCATGTCGAGGCGCGGGATTTCGGCCGGGCGATGGAAGCTTTCAGAAAGGCGGATGCGCTGATGCCGGGGAACATGGGCATTTCCTTCAACATCGCGGAGGTTCATTTCGTGGAACATCGGTGGGAGGAGGCGATGAAAGCGTTCGGCGCGCTGCAGCCGAAGCTGGCGGGTGGAGATGGAACGCTCGCAGCCTTGGTCGATCTGAAGCTGCTGGTCTGTCATTGCAAGCTGGGTGCCCTGGCGGACGCCGGTGCCTTGGCGGCCAAGCGCGCCGATGATGCCACCACTCCGTTCCAATGGTATGCGAAGGCGGTCATCGAATTCGAAAACCGGAACCGGGGCGCTGCGGCGGGGTTTCTTCAGGACGTGAAGGCCTTCCACCCGGACCGCGGACTGAATGCTCCGTTCATCGACACGCTGATCGAGTCCCGGTATGTGAAAAACTGA
- a CDS encoding tetratricopeptide repeat protein: MKFSAFSSLILALALAPLMAQDAPAPTPAADPKKEGEAPKQELNANQKAFLNLPEEQRKEFAKHLGEASRLFQAKRVFESLDELFKAEKIFKEAPEIYNLRGSCYVEFRDFDKAMEDFRKASQLSPNNPSIEFNIAEVLFVTRKWQEAHDAFEKLLTLLPQNDVALGRLVEFKLLLCKEKLGKKNEVILLAGKYDYLDESPFYYFAQAALAYESKDLLKAEEWLAMSGRIFQDPNVLAPWQDTLVEFGYIKSFYGDDASTAPEAP, from the coding sequence ATGAAATTTTCCGCTTTCTCATCCCTCATTCTCGCCCTGGCACTTGCTCCATTGATGGCGCAGGACGCTCCCGCGCCCACCCCGGCCGCTGATCCGAAGAAGGAAGGCGAAGCACCGAAGCAGGAACTCAACGCGAACCAGAAGGCATTCCTCAATCTGCCCGAAGAGCAGCGGAAGGAATTCGCAAAACACCTGGGGGAGGCCTCCCGGCTGTTTCAGGCGAAGCGGGTGTTCGAGTCCCTGGATGAATTGTTCAAGGCTGAGAAAATCTTCAAGGAAGCTCCGGAGATCTACAATCTCCGTGGTTCCTGCTACGTTGAGTTCCGCGACTTCGACAAAGCGATGGAGGATTTCCGCAAGGCGAGCCAGCTCTCGCCGAACAATCCGAGCATCGAGTTCAACATCGCGGAGGTGCTGTTCGTGACCAGGAAATGGCAGGAAGCCCACGATGCCTTTGAAAAGCTGCTCACCCTGCTGCCGCAAAACGACGTCGCGCTGGGACGGCTGGTCGAATTCAAGCTGCTGCTGTGCAAGGAAAAGCTCGGAAAGAAAAACGAGGTGATCCTCCTGGCGGGCAAGTATGACTATCTGGATGAGTCGCCTTTCTACTACTTCGCGCAGGCCGCGCTGGCATACGAGAGCAAGGATCTCCTGAAGGCGGAGGAATGGCTGGCGATGAGCGGGCGCATTTTCCAGGATCCCAACGTGCTGGCGCCGTGGCAGGATACCCTGGTGGAGTTCGGCTACATCAAAAGCTTCTACGGGGATGATGCCAGCACCGCTCCTGAAGCTCCCTGA
- a CDS encoding Gfo/Idh/MocA family oxidoreductase: MNPSNPTDRRSFLKTGGLVTAAAAMPTILRAQDAAKAAGDIKVALVGCGGRGTGAAAQSLNCPGTRLVAIADAFPDNAQRALDNLKKQFGDKVDVPKERVFAGFDAYKAAIDACDLVILTTPPGFRPAHFEYAVEKGKHVFLEKPVAVDGPGVRKVLEAAKKADEKGLKIVGGLQRHYQNSYLETLAKVKEGIIGDIVSAQVYWSGAGVWTRARKEGMSEMEYQMRNWYYFNWICGDHIVEQHIHNIDVVNWFKGGAHPVKANGIGGRTKRVGKDWGEIYDHHYVEFTYADGTVMNSQCKHWDGTWSRVSESIMGSQGTAQPGQIKDRKGKVIWRFKGPDNNPYQTEHDVLVKHIQENKPVNDAYFTAESTLSAILGRMATYSGQEVTWEQALNSSLDTMPKVLAWDADPGPKAGADGLYPAPIPGVTKVF; encoded by the coding sequence ATGAATCCGTCAAATCCTACCGACCGACGCTCTTTCCTCAAAACCGGCGGCCTTGTCACGGCCGCCGCCGCGATGCCCACCATCCTGCGCGCGCAGGATGCCGCAAAGGCAGCCGGTGACATCAAAGTGGCCCTCGTCGGCTGTGGTGGCCGTGGAACCGGCGCCGCCGCGCAATCCCTCAACTGCCCCGGGACCCGCCTGGTGGCCATTGCGGATGCCTTCCCGGACAATGCCCAGCGTGCGCTGGACAACCTGAAGAAGCAGTTCGGTGACAAGGTGGACGTGCCGAAGGAGCGCGTTTTCGCCGGCTTCGACGCCTACAAGGCCGCGATCGACGCGTGCGACCTGGTGATCCTCACCACGCCTCCCGGCTTCCGCCCGGCTCACTTCGAATACGCGGTGGAGAAGGGCAAACACGTCTTCCTGGAGAAGCCCGTCGCGGTTGATGGCCCGGGTGTCCGCAAGGTTCTGGAAGCCGCGAAGAAGGCGGATGAAAAGGGCCTGAAGATCGTCGGCGGCCTGCAGCGCCACTATCAGAACAGTTACCTGGAAACGCTGGCCAAGGTGAAGGAAGGCATCATCGGTGACATCGTCTCCGCCCAGGTTTATTGGAGCGGCGCAGGCGTCTGGACCCGTGCGCGCAAGGAAGGCATGAGCGAGATGGAATACCAGATGCGGAACTGGTACTACTTCAACTGGATCTGCGGCGACCACATCGTCGAGCAGCACATCCACAACATCGATGTCGTCAACTGGTTCAAGGGTGGCGCACACCCGGTGAAGGCCAACGGCATCGGCGGACGCACCAAACGCGTCGGCAAGGACTGGGGTGAGATTTACGATCACCACTACGTTGAGTTCACCTATGCGGACGGTACGGTGATGAACAGCCAGTGCAAGCACTGGGATGGCACCTGGTCCCGCGTGAGCGAGTCCATCATGGGCAGCCAGGGCACGGCCCAGCCCGGCCAGATCAAGGACCGCAAGGGCAAGGTCATCTGGCGCTTCAAGGGACCTGACAACAACCCTTACCAGACCGAGCACGACGTGCTGGTCAAACACATCCAGGAGAACAAGCCGGTCAACGACGCCTACTTCACCGCGGAGTCCACGCTCAGTGCGATCCTCGGCCGGATGGCGACCTACTCCGGCCAGGAAGTGACCTGGGAGCAGGCGCTCAATTCCAGCCTCGACACCATGCCCAAGGTCCTCGCCTGGGACGCGGATCCCGGCCCGAAAGCCGGTGCGGATGGCCTCTACCCGGCCCCGATCCCTGGTGTGACCAAGGTGTTCTGA
- a CDS encoding LysR family transcriptional regulator — MELRQLRNFLTICEEGSITAAARALRITQPALSRQIKGLEDDMGVQLLERGAHSVSLTPAGEALMTEGKKFVRAADAMIEKVKLAGIGEPLRIGYAPSLAGDFLGIAIERFTQIHPRVRISLNDCSSSEMRAGLASGKLDLILAPPGPQQDIRWETLRTYGWRLVVKTNHPLAGRKKISTADLSGEKLLLYDREHYPEYWERITGFFREHKLQAKVAGEFDGITSLLSALEAGLGVALLADNIAIGNGRRDALAGIPIEKEPGKIVVAAGVLADQPCRPSVLAFIEELKQAAKGR, encoded by the coding sequence ATGGAACTGAGGCAACTGAGGAATTTCCTGACCATCTGCGAGGAAGGCAGCATCACCGCCGCCGCCCGCGCCCTCAGGATCACCCAGCCCGCCCTCAGCCGCCAGATCAAGGGCCTGGAGGACGACATGGGAGTCCAGCTCCTCGAACGCGGCGCCCACTCCGTGAGCCTCACCCCGGCCGGGGAAGCACTCATGACCGAAGGGAAGAAATTCGTCCGCGCGGCGGATGCGATGATCGAAAAGGTGAAGCTCGCCGGCATCGGGGAACCATTGAGGATCGGCTACGCGCCATCACTCGCCGGGGATTTCCTTGGCATCGCAATCGAGCGGTTCACCCAGATCCACCCCCGCGTCCGCATCAGCCTGAATGATTGCTCCTCCTCCGAGATGCGCGCCGGGCTGGCCTCCGGGAAGCTCGACCTCATTCTCGCCCCACCCGGCCCCCAACAGGACATCCGCTGGGAAACCCTGCGCACCTACGGCTGGCGGCTGGTCGTGAAGACCAACCATCCGCTCGCGGGCCGGAAAAAGATCTCCACAGCCGATCTGTCGGGAGAGAAACTCCTGCTCTACGACCGGGAGCACTACCCGGAATATTGGGAACGCATCACCGGCTTCTTCCGCGAACACAAGCTCCAGGCCAAGGTGGCCGGGGAATTCGACGGCATCACCAGCCTGCTCTCCGCCCTGGAAGCAGGGCTGGGCGTGGCCCTGCTGGCGGACAACATCGCCATCGGCAACGGTCGCCGCGACGCGTTGGCCGGCATCCCCATCGAGAAGGAACCCGGAAAGATCGTGGTCGCCGCCGGGGTCCTGGCCGACCAACCGTGCCGGCCCTCCGTGCTGGCATTCATCGAGGAACTCAAGCAGGCGGCGAAAGGGAGATAG
- a CDS encoding pirin family protein gives MTSNPALTVRRATERGHANHGWLDSWHTFSFADYYDPAHMGFRSLRVINDDKVAPKGGFPMHPHRDMEIFSYVLEGALAHEDSMGNKRVLNPGEIQLMRAGSGVRHSEFNPSASGRTHLLQIWITPATRGLEPAYTEWKPSGPSAGGKTLVISPDGRDGSATIAQDAFVHLLKLDGTASASHLLEEGRGLWLHVAKGDVEVNGIKLEAGDAVSLEQAGEVKVTATGGPAEALLFDLA, from the coding sequence ATGACAAGCAATCCCGCACTGACAGTCCGCCGCGCGACGGAGCGCGGCCACGCCAACCATGGCTGGCTCGACAGTTGGCACACGTTTTCCTTCGCGGACTACTATGATCCCGCGCACATGGGGTTCCGCTCCCTGCGTGTGATCAATGACGACAAGGTGGCTCCGAAGGGTGGATTCCCCATGCACCCCCACCGGGACATGGAGATCTTCTCCTACGTGCTGGAAGGGGCGTTGGCCCATGAGGATTCGATGGGCAACAAGAGGGTGCTGAACCCCGGTGAGATCCAGCTCATGCGGGCGGGTTCCGGTGTGCGCCACTCCGAGTTCAATCCATCCGCCTCCGGCCGCACCCATCTGCTCCAGATCTGGATCACCCCCGCGACACGCGGCCTTGAACCGGCCTATACCGAGTGGAAGCCTTCCGGCCCCTCCGCCGGAGGGAAGACACTGGTGATCTCTCCGGACGGCCGGGACGGCTCCGCCACCATCGCCCAGGATGCCTTTGTCCATTTGCTGAAACTGGATGGCACTGCTTCCGCTTCCCACCTGCTGGAAGAGGGGCGCGGCCTCTGGCTGCACGTCGCCAAAGGCGATGTGGAAGTAAATGGAATAAAATTGGAAGCAGGAGACGCCGTGTCGCTCGAACAAGCGGGCGAAGTCAAAGTAACGGCCACTGGCGGACCTGCCGAGGCACTCCTGTTCGATCTCGCATAA
- a CDS encoding YceI family protein, which produces MKPTSIIIALAVPVLFTACENPADKTESAAVKEAVEGTVATADGGTKYVFTENSTVNFVGSKVTGSHSGGFKTVTGHFSVKDGALSGNDHKVSIDMNSTWSDADKLTEHLKSADFFDVEKFPESTFAATSLEKKSDTSYQVSGNFTLHGVTKNITFPATVTQSGDLVKIDAKFDINRQDFGVVYPGKAEDLIRNEVVIELKLEVKAGA; this is translated from the coding sequence ATGAAACCAACATCCATCATCATCGCCCTCGCGGTTCCCGTCCTTTTCACGGCCTGCGAAAACCCCGCTGACAAGACCGAGTCCGCCGCCGTCAAGGAGGCGGTGGAAGGCACCGTGGCCACCGCTGACGGCGGCACGAAGTATGTCTTCACGGAGAACTCCACCGTGAACTTCGTGGGTTCGAAAGTCACCGGCAGCCACAGCGGTGGTTTCAAGACCGTCACCGGACACTTCAGCGTGAAGGACGGCGCTCTTTCCGGCAACGACCACAAGGTGTCCATCGACATGAACTCCACCTGGTCCGATGCGGACAAGCTCACCGAACACCTGAAGAGCGCGGATTTCTTCGACGTGGAGAAATTCCCGGAGTCCACCTTCGCCGCGACCTCCCTGGAGAAGAAGTCGGACACTTCCTATCAGGTCTCCGGAAACTTCACGCTTCATGGCGTGACGAAGAACATCACCTTCCCCGCCACCGTCACCCAGAGCGGGGACCTTGTGAAGATCGACGCGAAGTTCGACATCAACCGCCAGGATTTCGGCGTGGTCTATCCGGGCAAGGCGGAGGACCTGATCCGCAATGAAGTCGTCATCGAGCTGAAGCTTGAGGTGAAGGCGGGCGCCTGA
- a CDS encoding NAD(P)H-dependent oxidoreductase gives MSKPRILVFGGSLRLESYNQKLAALAAESAHQAGAEVTLISLRDYRLPLFDEDDEEAEGKPEGAKKLKELFVRSDGFIIASPEYNSGITGVLKNTIDWVSRADSDDEPPLLAFKGKAAAIIAASPGGYGGARSLAQLRILLGNIRVEVIDGEVTIPKAYEAFTADDRLTDGAQMAAVEQLVGRLVDQLRKTEA, from the coding sequence ATGAGCAAGCCACGCATCCTTGTTTTTGGCGGCAGCCTCCGCCTTGAGTCCTACAACCAGAAGCTCGCGGCACTGGCGGCGGAATCCGCCCACCAGGCGGGTGCTGAGGTGACGCTGATCTCATTGAGGGACTACCGCCTGCCTCTGTTCGACGAGGATGATGAGGAGGCGGAGGGCAAGCCGGAGGGGGCAAAGAAGCTGAAGGAGCTGTTCGTGCGCAGCGATGGCTTCATCATCGCTTCACCGGAGTACAACAGCGGCATCACCGGGGTGCTGAAGAACACCATCGACTGGGTGTCCAGGGCGGACTCCGATGACGAGCCGCCGCTGCTGGCGTTCAAGGGGAAAGCCGCGGCCATCATCGCCGCATCCCCCGGAGGGTATGGCGGCGCGCGCAGCCTGGCGCAGCTCCGCATCCTGCTGGGGAATATCCGCGTCGAGGTGATCGACGGGGAAGTCACCATCCCGAAGGCGTATGAGGCATTCACGGCGGATGACCGGCTGACCGACGGCGCGCAGATGGCGGCGGTGGAGCAGCTCGTCGGCAGGTTGGTGGACCAGCTCCGGAAAACGGAGGCTTGA
- a CDS encoding arylsulfatase, with protein sequence MRFLMFLAPLFAVATTMAAPPNIVLIYADDLGYGDISVNGATAVATPNIDRIAKEGINFRSGYSSSATCTPSRFSMLTGKYAFRQAGTGILPGDAGLIIDTKMPTLASVLRQAGYRTGVVGKWHLGLGGGGGPDWNGEIKPGPDEIGFGFSHIMAATGDRVPCVYVENGRVVNLDPADPIRVSYKEPFPGLPTGITQRSGLKMDWSHGHNNAVINGIGRIGFMSGGKAALWKDEDMADAFTAQAVRFITESKDKPFFLFHALHDIHVPRVPHPRFVGKTEMGPRGDAIIQTDWQVGEVLRTLDDLGIADNTLVIFTSDNGPVLDDGYVDGSVVKVGDHKPSGPLRGGKYSIHEGGTRVPFLVRWPAKIKDGGTSDAVVSQIDFPRTFAKLGGTTSPEGAFPDSEEISAALTGASPDGRPFVVQQGIGGQLALREGDWKLILPKKGKPQLFNLADDLAESRNVAAEHPDKVKEMSGRLAKIRG encoded by the coding sequence ATGAGATTCCTCATGTTCCTCGCTCCGTTGTTTGCCGTTGCCACCACCATGGCCGCACCACCGAACATCGTCCTCATCTATGCGGATGACCTGGGATACGGCGATATCTCGGTGAATGGTGCGACGGCGGTGGCGACTCCAAACATCGACCGCATTGCGAAGGAGGGCATCAATTTCCGGTCAGGCTACAGCAGCTCCGCGACCTGCACGCCTTCGCGCTTCTCCATGTTGACGGGAAAGTACGCGTTCCGTCAGGCAGGAACCGGCATCCTGCCGGGAGATGCCGGTCTCATCATCGACACGAAGATGCCGACACTGGCCTCCGTGCTGCGGCAGGCGGGCTACCGCACCGGCGTCGTGGGGAAGTGGCACCTGGGCCTGGGTGGCGGAGGGGGGCCGGACTGGAACGGAGAAATCAAGCCGGGGCCGGATGAGATCGGCTTCGGCTTCTCCCACATCATGGCGGCGACGGGTGACCGCGTGCCGTGTGTGTATGTGGAGAATGGGCGGGTGGTGAACCTGGATCCTGCGGACCCCATCCGTGTTTCCTACAAGGAGCCGTTTCCCGGATTGCCGACGGGCATCACCCAACGTTCCGGATTGAAGATGGACTGGAGCCATGGGCACAACAATGCGGTCATCAACGGCATCGGTCGCATCGGTTTCATGAGCGGCGGAAAGGCGGCGCTGTGGAAGGATGAGGACATGGCGGACGCGTTCACGGCGCAGGCGGTGCGCTTCATCACGGAATCAAAGGACAAGCCGTTCTTCCTGTTCCACGCTCTGCATGACATCCACGTGCCGCGCGTGCCGCATCCGCGGTTCGTCGGAAAAACGGAAATGGGTCCACGTGGGGATGCGATCATCCAAACGGACTGGCAGGTGGGCGAGGTACTGCGGACCCTGGATGACCTGGGCATCGCGGACAACACGCTGGTGATCTTCACCAGTGACAACGGCCCCGTGCTGGATGACGGCTATGTGGACGGATCTGTCGTGAAAGTCGGGGACCACAAACCCTCAGGACCTCTCAGGGGTGGCAAGTATTCGATCCATGAAGGGGGAACGCGGGTTCCGTTCCTGGTGAGATGGCCGGCGAAGATCAAGGACGGCGGGACGAGCGATGCGGTGGTCAGCCAGATCGACTTTCCCAGGACTTTCGCCAAGCTGGGCGGAACCACTTCTCCGGAAGGCGCGTTCCCGGACAGTGAGGAAATCTCGGCGGCGTTGACCGGTGCTTCTCCTGATGGCCGTCCGTTCGTCGTGCAACAGGGAATCGGCGGACAACTGGCGCTGAGGGAAGGGGACTGGAAGCTGATCCTACCGAAGAAGGGAAAACCCCAGCTTTTCAACCTGGCCGATGATCTGGCGGAGAGCCGGAATGTAGCCGCGGAGCATCCGGACAAGGTGAAGGAAATGTCCGGACGTCTGGCAAAGATCCGCGGATGA
- a CDS encoding sigma-70 family RNA polymerase sigma factor, protein MPEINEYTDVVQAHHSGLRYFIRSLGVQSAWVDDLAQEAFLLAYRKWDDLDKAENAGAWLRTIARNLVMNELTKTSRRQRLIDENLTTLLLDTENEGRGPGAAEDHAIRNRALIECIDGLSTRSREIIRARYFDDRNSSQIGDDLNMQSATVRKVLFHSRQLLADCLRSKAIYDAH, encoded by the coding sequence ATGCCAGAGATCAACGAATACACGGATGTCGTCCAGGCCCACCACTCCGGCCTCCGCTATTTCATCCGCTCCCTTGGTGTGCAGTCCGCGTGGGTGGATGACCTCGCCCAGGAAGCCTTCCTCCTCGCCTACCGGAAATGGGATGATCTGGACAAGGCGGAGAACGCCGGAGCCTGGCTCCGTACCATCGCCCGCAACCTGGTGATGAACGAGTTGACCAAAACCAGCCGCCGCCAGCGCCTCATCGACGAAAACCTGACCACCCTCCTGCTGGACACGGAGAACGAAGGCCGCGGCCCGGGCGCCGCCGAGGATCACGCCATCCGCAACCGCGCGCTCATCGAGTGCATCGACGGCCTTTCCACCCGCTCCCGCGAGATCATCCGCGCCCGTTACTTCGACGACCGGAACTCCAGCCAGATCGGTGATGATCTGAACATGCAGTCCGCGACGGTGCGAAAGGTCCTTTTCCACTCACGGCAGCTCCTCGCGGACTGCCTCCGCTCGAAAGCCATCTACGACGCCCACTGA
- a CDS encoding polysaccharide deacetylase family protein: MKKHWMILMLAALGSGLAAAAPGDTKIAKWKDDRTGAFLLMFDDGWPSHWQVAIPEMVKRGLVGTFYINPEKGEYKKYEEKWTKEIPGTGMVYGNHTMTHQGVRDAEHAEYEVGACAEYIRKVTAKEKPELLSYGQPGVGPGKWNITKEELDDLLKKHHLIDRPPFKGHGAVYHLQTTDQMMALADKAIGEKGMEYLVLHGVERKEPDWGYQDFWALKQDVFFPLLDRLKEKSDRGELWITDHITQHKYEVQREATEVKVAGASPTEIRLEVKCSVDAQWYDGVLTFITEVPGDWKKAVISQGNAKATVEVKDGVVKFDALPGAVVLTAQ, from the coding sequence ATGAAAAAGCACTGGATGATCCTGATGTTGGCCGCTCTGGGCAGCGGTTTGGCGGCTGCCGCTCCCGGCGACACCAAAATCGCGAAATGGAAGGACGACCGCACGGGGGCCTTCCTGCTGATGTTCGATGACGGCTGGCCGAGCCACTGGCAGGTGGCCATCCCGGAGATGGTGAAGCGTGGTCTGGTTGGGACCTTCTACATCAACCCGGAGAAGGGGGAGTACAAGAAGTATGAGGAGAAATGGACCAAGGAGATTCCCGGGACGGGCATGGTCTATGGCAACCACACGATGACCCACCAGGGCGTGAGGGACGCGGAGCATGCGGAATATGAGGTGGGCGCATGTGCGGAATACATCCGCAAGGTCACCGCGAAGGAAAAGCCGGAACTGTTGTCCTACGGGCAGCCGGGAGTGGGACCGGGGAAATGGAACATCACCAAGGAGGAGCTGGATGATTTGCTCAAGAAGCACCACCTCATCGATCGTCCGCCATTCAAGGGGCATGGTGCGGTCTATCACCTGCAGACGACGGACCAGATGATGGCGCTGGCTGACAAGGCGATCGGAGAGAAGGGCATGGAGTATCTCGTTCTCCATGGTGTGGAGCGGAAGGAACCGGACTGGGGCTACCAGGATTTCTGGGCGCTGAAGCAGGATGTCTTTTTCCCGCTGCTCGACCGGTTGAAGGAAAAGTCGGACAGGGGCGAACTCTGGATCACCGATCACATCACCCAGCACAAATACGAGGTGCAGCGGGAGGCCACCGAAGTGAAAGTGGCGGGAGCGTCTCCCACTGAGATCCGGCTGGAGGTGAAGTGCTCCGTGGACGCGCAGTGGTATGATGGTGTGCTGACCTTCATCACCGAGGTCCCCGGTGACTGGAAGAAGGCGGTCATTTCACAGGGGAATGCGAAGGCGACCGTGGAGGTGAAGGACGGGGTGGTGAAGTTCGACGCACTCCCCGGAGCGGTCGTTCTGACCGCGCAGTGA